The following coding sequences lie in one Pseudomonas svalbardensis genomic window:
- the lptG gene encoding LPS export ABC transporter permease LptG translates to MDKLDRYIGSSVFVAILAVLGIILGLATLFAFIDEMGDASDTYTLVDVLSYVLLTAPRRLYDMLPMAALIGCLIGLGSLASHSELTIMRAAGVSIGRIVWAVMKPMLILMVVGVLIGEYVAPATEVTAQANRSLAQGGGDAQSAKHGLWHRQGDEFIHVNSVQPNGLLYGVTRYRFDNERHMLSSSFAKRAKFDQDHWQLSDVTTTLFHEKSTEVVTTPDERWNVALSPQLLSTVVMSPDTLSISGLWGYIHYLADQGLNNGRYWLAFWVKVLQPLVTAALVLMAISFIFGPLRSVTLGQRVFTGVLVGFTFRIVQDLLGPSSLVFGFSPLFAVLVPAGVCALAGVWLLRRAG, encoded by the coding sequence GTGGATAAGCTCGATCGCTACATTGGTAGCAGTGTGTTCGTGGCAATTCTGGCGGTACTGGGGATCATTCTCGGTCTGGCCACACTGTTTGCGTTCATCGATGAGATGGGGGATGCCAGCGATACCTACACCCTGGTCGACGTGTTGAGTTATGTCCTGCTGACCGCGCCGCGTCGTCTTTACGATATGTTGCCGATGGCGGCGTTGATCGGTTGCCTGATAGGCCTCGGCAGTCTGGCCAGTCACAGCGAGCTGACCATCATGCGCGCTGCGGGCGTGTCGATCGGACGAATCGTCTGGGCGGTCATGAAGCCAATGCTGATCCTGATGGTGGTGGGTGTGCTGATCGGCGAATACGTTGCGCCGGCCACCGAAGTCACCGCTCAGGCCAATCGCTCCCTGGCTCAGGGTGGCGGTGATGCGCAGAGCGCCAAGCATGGTTTGTGGCACCGCCAGGGCGATGAGTTTATTCACGTCAACTCGGTGCAACCCAACGGTCTGCTGTACGGCGTCACCCGTTATCGTTTCGACAATGAGCGTCATATGCTGTCTTCCAGCTTCGCCAAGCGGGCGAAGTTCGATCAGGATCACTGGCAATTGAGCGACGTCACCACCACGCTGTTCCATGAAAAGAGCACCGAAGTGGTCACCACCCCGGACGAGCGCTGGAATGTCGCCTTGAGTCCGCAGCTGTTGAGTACGGTGGTCATGTCGCCTGACACGCTGTCGATCAGCGGTCTGTGGGGTTACATCCACTACCTGGCTGATCAGGGCCTGAACAATGGTCGTTACTGGCTGGCATTTTGGGTCAAGGTGTTGCAGCCGCTGGTCACCGCCGCTCTGGTACTGATGGCGATTTCCTTCATCTTCGGTCCATTGCGCTCGGTGACCCTCGGTCAGCGAGTGTTCACTGGCGTGCTGGTGGGTTTCACCTTCCGTATCGTTCAGGATTTGCTCGGCCCGTCGAGCCTGGTCTTCGGTTTCTCGCCACTGTTTGCGGTGCTTGTTCCGGCGGGTGTTTGTGCCTTGGCCGGGGTCTGGTTGTTGCGCCGGGCCGGTTGA
- the lptF gene encoding LPS export ABC transporter permease LptF: MIVFRYLSREVLLTLSAVSAVLLVIIMSGRFIKYLAQAASGLLDPGSLFLIMGFRLPGFLQLILPLGLFLGILLAYGRLYLESEMTVLSATGMSQQRLFTMTLFPATLVALVVAWLSLSLAPQGANQFQLLLNKQDALTEFDTLEPGRFQALRDGTRVTYTETLSDDRINLGGVFISQKNVNSDKKDRGISVLVAEKGRQEIRPDGNRYLILDNGYRYDGNPGQADYRAIKYEEYGVLLPKPDVSDEVTDRDAMTTRSLIGSDDIRSRTELQWRLSLPLLVFIVTLMAVPLSRVNPRQGRFLKLLPAILLYMAYLSILIAARGALEKGKIPPALGLWWVHAIFLAIGLGLLYWEPLQLKLASRRSALEVARG; encoded by the coding sequence TTGATCGTCTTCCGTTATCTATCCCGCGAAGTCCTGTTGACCTTGAGCGCCGTCAGCGCCGTGCTGCTGGTCATCATCATGAGCGGTCGCTTCATTAAATACCTCGCCCAGGCGGCCTCTGGCCTCCTGGATCCGGGCTCGCTATTCCTGATCATGGGTTTCCGTCTGCCGGGCTTCCTGCAACTGATTCTGCCGTTGGGCCTGTTTCTCGGGATCCTGTTGGCTTATGGTCGCCTGTACCTTGAAAGCGAAATGACGGTGCTGTCTGCCACCGGCATGAGCCAGCAGCGTCTGTTTACCATGACCCTTTTTCCAGCCACCCTGGTCGCACTGGTGGTGGCGTGGTTGAGCCTGAGCCTGGCGCCACAAGGTGCCAATCAGTTCCAGTTGCTGTTGAACAAGCAGGATGCCCTGACCGAGTTCGACACCCTCGAGCCGGGTCGCTTCCAGGCGCTGCGTGACGGGACACGGGTGACCTACACCGAAACGCTGTCGGATGATCGCATCAACCTCGGTGGCGTATTCATTTCGCAGAAGAACGTCAATTCCGATAAGAAGGATCGCGGGATTTCCGTGCTGGTGGCCGAGAAGGGCCGTCAGGAAATTCGCCCCGACGGCAACCGTTACCTGATTCTCGACAACGGCTATCGCTATGACGGCAATCCGGGTCAGGCCGACTACCGGGCGATCAAGTACGAGGAGTACGGCGTATTGCTGCCCAAGCCGGACGTCAGCGACGAAGTGACCGACCGAGATGCGATGACCACCCGTTCCCTGATCGGCAGCGATGACATTCGCTCCCGCACCGAACTGCAATGGCGTCTATCCCTGCCATTGCTGGTCTTCATCGTGACCCTGATGGCGGTGCCGCTGTCGCGGGTCAATCCGCGTCAGGGTCGTTTCCTCAAGCTGCTGCCGGCGATTCTTCTATATATGGCTTACCTGTCCATTCTGATTGCCGCCCGCGGCGCCCTTGAAAAGGGCAAAATCCCGCCAGCTCTGGGGTTGTGGTGGGTGCACGCAATCTTCCTGGCCATCGGCCTGGGCTTGCTCTATTGGGAACCCTTGCAGTTGAAGCTGGCGAGTCGCCGCAGCGCGCTGGAGGTGGCTCGTGGATAA
- a CDS encoding leucyl aminopeptidase: MELVVKSVSPETLKTATLVVAVSEGRKLGAVAKQLDELSGGAISAVLKRGDLAGKVGQSLLLHSLPNLKAERVLLVGVGKDEELGDRPFRKIIAGILNTLKGLGGSDAVLALDEVAVKGRDSYGKTRLLAETLVDGEYTFDQFKSQKAEPRALKKITLVTIKAAQAEVERAVAHATAIANGMAFTRDLGNLPPNICHPTFLGEQAKNLGKEFKSLKVEVLDEKKIKDLGMGSFYAVGQGSAQPPRLIVMQYNGGKKSEKPYALVGKGITFDTGGISLKPGAGMDEMKYDMGGAASVFGTLRAVLELKLPINLVCILACAENMPSGNASRPGDIVTTMSGQTVEILNTDAEGRLVLCDALTYSERFKPQAVIDIATLTGACVVALGSHTSGLLGNNDELIGQLLSAGQSADDRAWQLPMFDEYQEQLDSPFADIANIGGPKAGTITAACFLSRFTKNLNWAHLDIAGTAWTSGGKDKGATGRPVPLLTQYLLDRAKA; encoded by the coding sequence ATGGAACTGGTTGTAAAAAGCGTTAGCCCAGAAACGTTGAAAACCGCCACTCTGGTGGTCGCCGTCAGCGAAGGCCGCAAGCTCGGCGCCGTCGCCAAACAACTCGACGAACTGAGCGGTGGCGCCATCAGCGCTGTGCTCAAGCGCGGCGACCTGGCTGGCAAAGTCGGTCAGAGTCTGTTGCTGCACAGCTTGCCGAACCTCAAGGCTGAGCGTGTGCTGCTGGTCGGCGTTGGCAAGGACGAAGAGTTGGGCGACCGCCCGTTCCGTAAGATCATTGCCGGCATCCTCAATACCCTCAAAGGCCTGGGCGGCAGCGATGCGGTGCTGGCCCTGGACGAAGTCGCGGTCAAAGGCCGCGACAGCTACGGCAAGACCCGCCTGCTGGCCGAAACCCTGGTGGACGGCGAATACACGTTCGACCAGTTCAAGAGCCAGAAAGCCGAACCTCGCGCCCTGAAGAAAATCACTTTGGTGACCATCAAGGCTGCACAGGCTGAAGTCGAGCGCGCCGTGGCCCACGCCACCGCCATCGCCAACGGCATGGCGTTCACCCGCGACCTGGGCAACCTGCCGCCGAACATCTGCCACCCGACGTTCCTCGGTGAGCAGGCGAAGAACCTGGGCAAAGAATTCAAAAGCCTGAAAGTCGAAGTCCTTGATGAGAAGAAGATCAAGGACCTGGGCATGGGCTCGTTCTACGCCGTGGGCCAGGGCAGCGCCCAGCCACCGCGCCTGATCGTCATGCAATACAACGGCGGCAAGAAATCCGAGAAGCCGTATGCACTGGTCGGCAAAGGCATCACCTTTGACACGGGTGGTATCAGCCTGAAACCGGGCGCCGGCATGGATGAAATGAAGTACGACATGGGCGGCGCTGCCAGCGTATTTGGCACCCTGCGTGCCGTGCTCGAGCTGAAACTGCCGATCAACCTGGTGTGCATCCTGGCCTGCGCCGAGAACATGCCGAGCGGCAACGCTTCGCGTCCTGGCGACATTGTCACCACCATGAGCGGCCAGACCGTGGAAATCCTCAACACCGACGCCGAAGGCCGTCTGGTGCTGTGCGACGCCCTGACCTACTCCGAGCGCTTCAAGCCGCAAGCAGTGATCGACATCGCGACCCTGACCGGCGCTTGCGTCGTTGCGCTGGGTTCCCACACGTCGGGCCTGCTGGGCAACAACGACGAACTGATCGGCCAACTGCTGAGCGCCGGCCAATCGGCTGACGATCGCGCCTGGCAACTGCCGATGTTCGATGAGTACCAGGAACAGCTGGACAGCCCGTTCGCCGACATCGCCAACATTGGCGGCCCGAAAGCCGGCACCATCACCGCTGCCTGCTTCCTGTCGCGCTTCACCAAGAACCTCAACTGGGCGCACCTGGACATCGCCGGCACGGCCTGGACCAGCGGCGGCAAGGACAAGGGCGCCACTGGCCGTCCGGTTCCATTGCTGACCCAATACCTGCTGGATCGCGCCAAAGCCTGA